The DNA window CGCTGAGGGGGTAACTCGCCGCCCGTACTAGAGGCCCTTCCTGCCTTTCCATATCTTCCCTGGCAGTTCCTGCCCCCCGAAGAGGACTCCAAGGGTTTGAGGTTTTTCACCAGATCAGGAAGGATTATCTTGTTAAAGCGTGGAATTGGCTTTTCTAACGGAAAAACCTGTCGATGCCATAGGATTCTTCTCCCATAGGGGGCGAACCTGTCGAAGACAGTGAAAGCGGAACCCGGCAGGAAACATGCAGCACTCGGGCAGCTGAGTGGCTGGAGGGGGGCTCAGTGCTTGCCTGCGGGGTAGGGTAAAGCGCCCCAAAAGGTGGGTTTTTTCTTTAATGGGCACTCATATCACGGAAAAGGAGCGGACGCTAATGACCAAACAACTGGGTGTTGATCTGGGCTACGGTTTTGTGAAAGTTAGCGACGGCCAGGTTGAGCACTTGTTTCCCAGTGTGGTAGGGGTCGGAGGCGACCTTCGCTTCAGGGCGGATCTCAGCCAGGAGGACAACGCCCTGAGGAACATGGTTGTTGGGTATGGCGGGCACAAGTACTTCGTAGGTGACTTGGCAATGCGCCAGAGCGGCTTTGCCTCCCGGTCCTTGAGTCCGAACCGGGTTGAGGATTTCAACACCAAGACTCTGTTCCTGGCAAGCCTTGCCCTGTACGCTACCTGGGAGGAAGAGGTCTTCGATGTGGTGTCAGGGCTCCCAACCAGCTACTTCGCTACCTACCGGAAGGAGCTGGCCGCCTCCATGAAGGGGGAACACAAGATAACCTTCGGGGGCAACAGCAGTGAAGTCCAGCGGACAATGAGGGTAGAGAGGCTAAGGCTCATACCGCAGCCCTTCGGAACCCTGTACGACCGGGTCCTGGACAAGGCGGGGGATGTCAGGGATGAGGAGCTTGCCAAGGCCCGCGTGGGCATCATAGACGTGGGTTTCAAAACCTCTGACCTGGTTGTCGCGGACCACCTAGAGTTCATAGACCCCTTGAGCCTCTCCACTCCCACGGCGTTGTCTACAGCCTACAACACCGTGGCTAACCAGCTGATGCTGGAATTCAACATCGACAGGCCCAACTACCAGCTGGATGCCGCCCTCCGGGAAGGGGAAATCCGTATCGCCGGGAAGCCCAGGAACATCCAGGACCTCAAGCGGAAGGCCTTCGAGAACCTGGCCTCGAAGATCGTCACTGAGGTCCGCTCGGTCTGGGACTACCGGGACCTGGACACAATACTGATCACAGGTGGCGGCGGGAGGGCCTTGGCGGAGTGGCTTATACCGGCGTTTAGCAATGCCCTGCTGGTGGAGGACCCGCAATTCGCTAACGTCCGGGGCTTCAGGAAACTGGCCAAGCGCATATTCCTGGAGACCTAGGAGGTTTCCCCGGCTGTCCGGTGTCATGGCGAAGGAACTACAAGGGGGGGGTGCCCGGGAGGGCAACCCCCCCTGGCTCACTGCTGGCCGGGGTCGCAGGCCCGTGGGAGGCTCGCGACTGGAATCCCGGTCCCACGCGGGAATGGCACGTAAGGCCCAAAGAGGCCTGCTCTCTCCCGGGGGCTACCCGGCCTAGAGAGGTTTGTGCTGCCCGGCATCGAAGGCATTGACGCACACCCTGCCCCCGGGTCCAGGGATTGAGGGGAACACGCTGGCCCGGCGGATACCATCGCTGCGGAGGACATCCGCAGGGTTGCCGTCATGCAGCCGCATGCGCGGGCCTCCCGGCCTGGCTGCAAGCAGGATAAAGGCAAGCGCCGTCTTTGGAGCACTCGGGATCATCGAGCGCTGACAGCGCTGCGCCACGCGGCAAGAATGGGTGCGGCCCACCGCCTCCCAGCTCAGGGTGCGGGCCATCCAACAGGTACAAGCAGGACCGGCTCCTCCAGGATGCCAAGGGAGTCCTTCAGGGCATTGTCGTCGAAGGCCCCAACCACAACGCATCCCATACCAAGAGAGGCTGCCTGGAGACACATGTTCTGGGTTGCCCCGCCAGCCTCCATGTGAACGTACCGGGTGCCCCGCTCTCCGTAGCGCCCAGTCGTGCGTGTGTAGTCTGCGGCAATGATGACGGTAACGGGGGCGTTTTCCACGGCTGCCTGGCCCAGTGCAGCCTGGGCCACGGACTTCCGGAAATCCCCGTCCAGGACCGGTTCCAGGGAGTGAGCGTCCCTGTCGTAGCGGTAGACGCCTGGTGGCAGGGTCTTTACGTCACCGGCGGCCACATACACCTCAAGCGGATGGGTTGCCCCTGCCGAAGGGGCGGGCCTCGTGGCCCCGCTCACCGCATCCGCGGTATCGGTCCTGCCGGCTGCCGCCCACAGGACCTGCGCGAGGCATTCCAGCGACACCGGGGTACTTGCGTACTCACGCACCGACATCCTGAGTGTTATCGCCTCCTCGAGCGACCTTTCGCCTTTGAGGGATGGCTCCGGGAGGGGCACAGTGCGAGGCGAAGAAGGAACGGGCGTGTCTTCCGCGGGGGCGTTCCCGCACCCCGGGGCACATATGCACAGGCCCAAGACCAGTATCATGAGTGCAACTGTCTTCATGAACGTGAGCACCTGGTTTACCAAACCTGCCTAAACCGCAAGTTTGGAAGGCCGCCTCTCTTCGGCCAATTTTGACGCTTCATCCAGGATTGCTCCGAAAAGTCTTACATCCCGTCCACGCCCGTTTA is part of the Bacillota bacterium genome and encodes:
- a CDS encoding ParM/StbA family protein, with protein sequence MTKQLGVDLGYGFVKVSDGQVEHLFPSVVGVGGDLRFRADLSQEDNALRNMVVGYGGHKYFVGDLAMRQSGFASRSLSPNRVEDFNTKTLFLASLALYATWEEEVFDVVSGLPTSYFATYRKELAASMKGEHKITFGGNSSEVQRTMRVERLRLIPQPFGTLYDRVLDKAGDVRDEELAKARVGIIDVGFKTSDLVVADHLEFIDPLSLSTPTALSTAYNTVANQLMLEFNIDRPNYQLDAALREGEIRIAGKPRNIQDLKRKAFENLASKIVTEVRSVWDYRDLDTILITGGGGRALAEWLIPAFSNALLVEDPQFANVRGFRKLAKRIFLET
- a CDS encoding SagB/ThcOx family dehydrogenase encodes the protein MKTVALMILVLGLCICAPGCGNAPAEDTPVPSSPRTVPLPEPSLKGERSLEEAITLRMSVREYASTPVSLECLAQVLWAAAGRTDTADAVSGATRPAPSAGATHPLEVYVAAGDVKTLPPGVYRYDRDAHSLEPVLDGDFRKSVAQAALGQAAVENAPVTVIIAADYTRTTGRYGERGTRYVHMEAGGATQNMCLQAASLGMGCVVVGAFDDNALKDSLGILEEPVLLVPVGWPAP